CTCGGTCAGGTCGGTGGCGAACGTGTCGCTCTCCTCGCCGCGCTGGTGGAACACGCCGAAGCCGCCGTCGTCACCGCCGTTGGTGTAGATGCCGGTGTTGTGCGGGAACCGCCCGGTGAAGATCGACGACCGGGAGGGGCAGCACAGCGAGTCGGTCACCGTGTAGTTGGCGAACGTGGTGCCCTCCGCGGCGAGGGCCTGCACGTTCGGCATGTACTGGACCAGGTTCTTGGACAGGTCGTCGGTGAGGACGAAGACGAAGTTGGTCCGGGGAGCGGCGGCCGCCGGGGAGGCGGGGGCGGGCACGGCGGCGAGCAGCCCGAGAGCTGCCGCCGCCGCGAGGACGGATCGACAGATATTCATATAGAAACTATATGGTTTATAGGAATGCTAGGGACAGCCCGGCTCGGCGGGGAGCAGGGGACGGCCCACCACGGCGTAGACCTTGCCGCCGCTGCTCCAGCGGGACTCCTCCTGGGGCGTCCCCGCGAACGGCACTGCCGTCGTGGTCACCGTGCAGAGCCCCGCCTCCGTGCGAGTTCCCCGCTCCAGCGGCTCCAGCGGCCACGGCCGCACGGTCCCCTCGGACCCGACGCCGCCGGTCGCCAGCACCGCCACCGCCACCGGCCGGTACGCGATCGCGTCGGCGGGCGTCTCCGGCAGCGTGCGGACGAACTCGCTGACGTCGTCGCCGTCGTCCGGCGCGACGACCCGGGTCGTCCGCACTCCGCCGGCTGTGCTCAGCGTGATGGTCAGCAGCGACGAGTCGGTCTCCGCCCGATTGTCGATCTCGCCGCCCCGATCGAGGCCGGCGCTGTACGCCCGGTCCACCAGATCCCGGTACGCCCCCGGGGACAACCGGTACTCCCGGGCGGACCGCAGGGCGTCGTCCCCGCCGGCCGGGACGATCACCCGTCCGCCTCCGTAGAGCGAGAACCGCGGCACCTGCCCCCGCTCCCAGGGCCGGGGGCTGCTCGGCGACACGGTCACCTGGAGCACCAGCGTGGCCGGGCCGGCCGGAAGGGACTCCGGACCGGCCCGGCCGCACGAGGCGGTTCCGGCGAGCACCACGGCGAGGAGCGCAGTCATCCGCATGCTGACTCCGACGACCCCGGGTGGCCGGCGGTTCCGCGCCGGACTCAGGACAGGGTCAGGGTGTACGTCCCCGACCCGGCCCGGTTCACCACGACGACGCCGTAGCAGCCTTCGCGCTGGTCGAACGTGATCGCCTCCGGTTGCCCGGGGCCGTGGCCGACGGACTCGGCGGCGGCCTGCGACCGGCCGATCGTCCAGCTCGCCGCGTTCGCCGCGTCCGAGCTGAGCAGGAACAGCTCGGCGTCCTGACTCGCGTCCGAGGGCGTCACCGTGACGGTGGTGGTCGCGGCGGCGCTGGGGCAGTAGTCCCAGACCGCCACGACGTCGTCCGCCCCGTTCATCGCCTGGGTGGCGCCGTTGAGCAGCAACCGGTGCCCGGCGGCCAGCTGGATGCGGTAGTCGCCGGTGCCGGTCGAGCTCGACGGCCGGCGCACCACCGGGTAGTAGTCGCCGAGCGGGCGCTTGCCGCTGTCCACCGCGACGAAGTCGACCGTGTCGCCCGGCAGCACGCTGGTGGCGAGCTGCTGCGACAGCGCCGCGTCGTCGTAGAGCGCGAGGTCGTAGTCGACGTTCGCGGGCGGCCGCAGCGCCACCACCGACCAGTACGCGTACGTCGTCTCGTACCGATAATTGTTCGGGGTCTCCGGGGTGGGCCGGGTCAGCGTCACCCCGTCGCTCAGCCCGAACCGGAATCCGTAGTCGATCCCGTTCTGGAACAGCGCCCCGGCCGGCCCGTCGCCGACGTTGTGCCCCTCGAGCCCGCGGTTCGTCCAGAACTCCCGGAACGTGGCCGACCGCCGGTCGAGCATGGTGTCCCAGAGGGCGTCCTTGCCGCTCTCCTGCCAGTTGTCCCAGCCCTCACTGCCCGGGTCGATCAGGTCCCAGAGCGATCCGGTGACCCGGCCCTCGGTCGCGTCCCCGGGGTCGAAGGACGAGGTGTCCTCGACGCGCCAGCCCCGATAGTAGTCGTCGTTGTAGATCGCCATCGGGTACCAGTTCGCGAAGCCCTCGGTCCAGGCGCAGCCCGGCGAGCTCGTGGTGTCCATGGCATGCGGGCTGCAGTTGTCGGACGGCGGCCAGTTGTCCTCGTACAGGTCGCCCATCACCGCGTGGCCGTATTCGTGCACCGCGTCGGAGCGGTCGTCCGGCGTGGCCGGCTCCAGGTACACGGTCCGGTTCGAGTGGCGGTAGACGCTGACGTCGTCGCTGTCGTCGTCCGGGTAGACGATCTCCATCCGGCGGCAGTCGCCGGTGTCGCGGGCGTCCCAGCACTCGCCGGGCGTCCACTCCTTGGCGTCGTTCGCCATGTCGAAGGAGTGCAGCACCCGGTGCAGGGTCTGGTCGGCCGGGGCGAGCCGGCCGTAGTCGACGGTCCGGCCGTTCGCCAGGTTGTCCTTGCGGGCGGAGTTGAAGTCGTAGACGTCGCGCGAGCCCAGGAAGCCCTCGTCACTGACCCGCCACAGGCCGTTCTCGGCGACCATCTTGACATAGACGTCCTGCCCGCCGGACACGTCGGTGCCGTTGTCGAAGCAGAGCCGGTAGCTCCCGCTGTCGTCGGTGAGCGCCGAGTCCAGCAGGTCGTCGGCGCCGATCGAGTCGTAGTCCCACGCCTGCACCTGGATGTTCGGCGACGGGTGCCCGGTGCCGGCCGGCGCCTCGTAACCGACGGTGCCGGTGACACAGGTGATCGCCTGGATCGACGCGCCGCCGGCCGGCGGGTCGTCGCTGTGCGGCTCGGCCAGCCCGTCCTCGGACACGGGCCGGAACTTCTGGGACGTGGACGGCACGAGCGGCATCGTGTCGGGCAGCGCCTGCAGCGCGTCCGAGTTGCGCGAGGCGTCCAGGCCCAGGTAGGAGTCGGCGGCGGTGGCCCCGACGCTGAGCAGCAGCATGTTCGCGTCGTCGTCCAGCGGCGACGCGGCCGGACCGGTCACCCGGGCGCGCACCGAGGTGGACGCGGCCGCGACGCCGCGCACCTTCGCCTTGTAGCGCAGCGTCTTCCCGGCCTTGACGTCCACGACCCGCGAGGCGCGCTGGACGCCGTCACCGTCCTCGGGCAGCAGCGGGCCGAGATCGGTCAGCTTCCAGCCGGCCGGCCTGCTCTGCCAGTCCAGCGCGGCGGGCAGGTCGGCCTCGATCCGCGCGTGGTCGATGTCGGTCAGCGCCCTCACCTCGATGGTGAGTTGCGCCGTCGCCCCGACGGCCGGAGCCCGGTCCAGTGAGGCGACCACCTGGACGCAGGACGACCAGTCCGGCGGCACCTCGCACTCGGGCTCGGTCCCGGCGCCGGCCGGCGCCGCATACGCGACGCTTCCGGTACCCAGCACGAGCGCCGCGGACAGGCCGGCGACGGCGATTCCTCTGCGTTTACGCACCTGTGTTCTCCCTCGTTCGTCCACGGACCACGAGGGAGAACACATCGCATCACACCGATCTGGACGCCCCCGCGATCCAGCCACAACTCGGCACAAGGTAGCGATGAATATCTATGCATGGCAAGGCCAACTCATAGATCTACAGCGATATAAAAGATCAAAAACGGAAGACCCGATTTCGGTACGACGGGGAGCACCGTGATCTCGCCGCCCCGGTCTGCGGTACCGGGACGACGAGAGAGGTCACGGCCGGGCGTGGGCGAGAGCCCACTCCAGGGCCTTGTCGGCGACCTGTTCCCAGCCCGGTTCGGCGCAGGTCCAGTGCGAGCGGCCGGGGAACTCGTGGTACTCGGTGACCGTGCCGGGCGCCTTGTAGTGGTGCGCGTTCGACTTGTTCACCGACGGGGGCATGATGTGGTCGGCGCCGCCGGCGATGAACAGCAGCGGGGCCCGGCCGGCGTTGTGGTAATCGACCCAGGTCTCCTGCCTGCCCGGCTTGAAGTTGGCGATCAGGCCGTAGGCCCAGACCCAGTTGCCCGGAGCCGGGATGGCGTACCGCTCGTACGCGGCGAGGGCATCGGAATCGGACAGCGTGTTGGTGAACGCGTAGTGGAACTGCTCCGGGGTGAATCCCGCCGCCCGGTGCCGCTTCGCCGGGTTGTCGAGGATCGGGAACAGCGACTTGATCTGTGAGGGCGGGGTGACCCGGATGCCCTCGGTCGGCGCCGAGTCGATCACCACACCGGCCGCGCCGTGCCCCCGGTCCAGCAGCAGCTGGGTGAGGGTGCCGCCGAACGAGTGTCCGATGATGATCGGCTTCTCGGGCAGCGACGTGATGACCTTCTCCAGGTGGGCGATCGTCTCCGGTACGGTGACCGTGGCGATCGGGGTCGGGTCCGCCCGCAGGGCCTCCACCTCGACCTCGAAGCCCGGGTAGGCCGGGGTCAGCACGGTGTGCCCCCGCGCCTCGTAGTACGGAACCCACTGCTCCCAGCTGCGCGGGGTCACCCAGAGGCCGTGTACCAGGACGATCGTGCTCATGCGGTCTCCTCGAACGACGAGAGAAAGGCCAGCAGGTCGTCGCCGAGCTGCTGCTTGTGGGTGTCGGTGATGCCGTGCGGCGCACCCGGGTAGACGATCAGCCGCGCGCCCTTGACCAGCGCGGACGACGCCATCCCGCCGACCTCGAAGGGGACGACCTGGTCGTCGTCGCCGTGGATGACCAGGGTGGGTATGTCGAACTTGGCGAGGTCGCCGCGGAAGTCGGTGGCCGAGAACGCGGCGATCGACTCGTAGGCGTTGCGGTGCCCGGCGGCCATCGATTGCCGCCAGAACGCGTCCCGGATGCCCTGGCTGACCGTCGCGCCGGGCCGGTTGTTGCCGAAGAACGGCCCGTCCGCGAGGTCCTTGTAGAGCTGCGAGCGGTCGCCGAGCGAACCGGCCCGCAGTCCGTCGAAGACCTCGATCGGCACGCCACCCGGGTTGTCCGCCCGCTGGAGCATCAGCGGCGGGACGGCGGAGACCAGGACGGCCTGGGCGGCGCGGGCGGTGCCGTGCCGGCCGATGTAGCGGGTGATCTCGCCGCCGCCGGTGGAGAAGCCGACCAGGGTGACGTCGTGCAGGTCGAGGTGATCGAGCAGGGCGGCGAGGTCGTCGGCGTAGGTGTCCATCTCGTTGCCGTGCCAGGTCTGGGTGGACCTGCCGTGCCCGCGCCGGTCGTGAGCGATGACCCGGTAGCCGTTGTTCGCGAGGAACAGCTGCTGGGCTTCCCAGCTGTCGGAGTTCAGCGGCCAGCCGTGGCTGAGCACGACTGGGCGTCCGCTGCCCCAGTCCTTGTAGAAGATCCGGGTACCGTCGGCGGTGGTCACGAAGCTCATCGGGCGGCCTTTCGGATCAGGTCGGCGGTGGCGCGCGGCTGCGAGATCATGGCGACGTGCGAGGCCCGTACCTCCACGCTGTGGCCGTTGGCGCGAGCGGCCATGAAGCGTTGCGCGGCGGCCGGGATGAGCTGGTCGTCGCGGGCGATCAGGAAGTACGACGGGATCGACGCCCAGGCCGGCGCGCCGGACGGGGTGCCGAGCGTGGACAGGTCGCCGGGGCGCTGGGTGGCGGCCATCAGATCGGTGGCCGAGCGGGGCAGGTCGCCGGCGAACACCTCGCGGAACACCTCCGGCTTGACGTAACCGTCGACGCCGCCCGGGTGCGGCCGGAAGTCCAGCGCCGCCTCGCCGAGCTTGCTGCCCGGGTACTTCAGTTGCAGGCCCTGCACGGTGTCGCCGGCGTCCGGGGCGAACGCGGCGACGTACACCAAAGCCGTGATGTTCGGGTTTCCGGTTGCCGCGTTGGTGATCACGAAGCCGCCGTAGGAGTGGCCGACCAGCACGATCGGGCCGGGCACGGTGGCCAGGAACGACGCGATGTAGTCGGTGTCGCCGGGAACGCCGCGCAGCGGGTTGGCCGGGGCGAGCACGCGGTAGCCGTCGTGCTGCAGCAGACGGGCGACGTCGGTCCAGCCGGACGCGTCGGCGAAGGCGCCGTGCACCAGCACGACGGTCGGTTTCGGTTGCGGTTTCGATCCCGGGGCGGCCGCGGCCGGCGACCCGATGAGGGCTCCGGTGGCGAGCGCCGCGGAGCCGGCGATCAGGGTACGGCGAGTGGTAGACATGCCATCACGGTGCTGGTCACGCTCCCCGCCACGCATCAGTAACCTGACGGTTTCCGGGGCAGCCAGTGCAGCCGCTCGCCCAGCCCGTCCGGCGCCGCGGCGAACGCCCGCTCCACCACGTCCCGGCCCTGGCTGAAATGCGACCAGCCCTCGTAGTGCACCGGGACGATCGTGCGCGGCTGGACCAGGCGGCACAGCTCGACCGCGTCGGCGGCGGTGAGGCTGTAGTGCAGGCCGCCGGTGATCGGGAACTTCACCGCGCCCAGGTGCAGCACCACGGTGTCGACGGTCATCCGGCGTGGCACCTCGCGCACGCCGTCGAACAGCACGGTGTCGCCGGTGATCCACAGGACGCCGTGCTCCTGACCCGCCCAGCCGAGGGCGAAGCCGATCACCGGGCCGACGATCGGCCCGCTCAGCGGGGGTCCGTGCCGGCAGGGCGTGGCGGTGATCGTGATATCCGATTTATCGGGGTCGCTGAGCGTGAAGGTCTCCCAATTGCGCAGGCCGTGCCCGCCCACCCGGCGCGCCCCGGCCATCGTCGTGACAACGGTTCCGCCGAGCAGCGATCGGCCCCGATCGTCCAGGTTGTCCGCGTGGTGATCGTGGCTGAGCAGCACCGCGTCCACCGGCCCGACCTCCTCGGGAGCCAGCGCCGGCCCGGTCTGCTTGCGGGACCTGGTGCCCCAGCCGAACGAGTACGTGCGGCCGGGCGGGTCGAAGGTCGGGTCGGTCAGGATCCGCCACTCGCCGATCTCGATGAGCGTGGTCGGCCCGCCGATATGCGTAATCCGTACGTCTTTCATGCCCCGACCATGCGCGGCGGGGCCGGTGTGCGCATCAGTAACTTGACTGGCTCTTTTGTTTACAGAGACACATTTACGTTTTACGATCCGGTAACGCAAGTGAACGCACATAATCGCGCACAAGCGCACGCAGGAGGCTCACGGTGCAACGTCGTACGCTCCTGGCCGCGGCAGCCGCGGCTCCGTTCCTGTCCTCTGCCACCGCGGCGGAAGCGGCGACCGCCCCCGGCTACGTCACCAACCGCGCGCCCTTGCGCGCCGACGCCTTCCTGCGGCTGCCGCCGGGCGCCACCAAGGCCGCCGGCTGGCTGGCCACCCAGCTGAACTACCAGCTCACCGGCATCAACGGCCGGATGGCCGAGATCTCGCACTTCCTCCAGTACGACAACACCGGCTGGATCCACCCGAACCTCGGCGGCTGGGAAGAGGTGCCGTACTGGCTCAAGGGGTTCGCCAGCCTCGGCTTCGTGACCGGCGACTCCCGGGTGCGGGCGGAGACCACCAAGTGGGTCGACGGGGTGCTCGCCACCCAGGCCGGTGACGGCTTCTTCGGCCCGTCCGCGCTGCGCACCAGCCTCGGCGGCGGCCCGGACTTCTGGCCGCACATGCCGATGCTGCACGCCCTGCGGTCGTACGCCGAGTACACCGCCGACAGCCGGATCGTGCCGTTCTTCACCCGGTTCTTCCAGTTCGTGAACGCGCAGGGGGCGAGCGCGTTCAACCAGAGCTGGGGGAGTCTGCGCTGGGCGGACACCTTGGAGGTGGTGTTCTGGACGTACAACCGGACCGGCGACGCGTTCCTGCTCGACCTGGCCCGGAAGATCCACACCAACTCGGCGAACTACCTGGACAACCTGCCGTCGCTGCACAATGTCAACCTGGCCCAGGGCTTCCGGGAGCCGGCGGTCTACTCGATCCTCAGCGGCGACGCCGCACACCGCCAGGCCAGCTACCACGACTACGACACCATCATGGGTACGTACGGGCAGTTCCCGGGCGGCGGATTCGCCGGGGACGAGAACGCCCGGCCCGGCTTCGGCGACCCGCGTCAGGGGTTCGAGACGTGCGGGATCGTCGAGTTCATGGCCAGCCACGAGATCCTCACCCGGATCACCGGCGACCCGGTGTGGGGTGACCGGACCGAGGACCTGGCGTTCAACTCGCTACCCGCGTCGCTCGACCCGCAGCAGCGCGGCATCCACTACATCACCAGCGCGAACAGTATCGCCCTGCTGGACCGGCCGGGGCACGCCGGGCAGTTCCAGAACGGGTTCGCGATGCAGGCGTACATGCTCGGCATCGACAACTATCGGTGCTGTCCGCACAACTACGGGATGGGCTGGCCGTACTACGTCGAGGAGATGTGGGTGGCCACGCCGGACGGCGGGCTGGCGGCGACCCTGCACGGGCCGGCCACGGTCACCGCGAGGGTCGGTGACGGGACCACGGTGTCGATCAAGGCGGACACCACGTATCCGTTCGGGGACACCATCACGTACACGGTGAGCACGCCCAAGGCGCTGGCGTTCCCGCTGTACCTGCGGGTGCCGGGGTGGTGTTCCGGTGCCACGCTCACGGTCAACGGGAGTGCGGTGGCGGTGAGCGGGCCCTCGTCGTACGCAAAAATCTCCCGGACCTGGGCGAACGGCGACAGAATCGTCTTCCGTCTGCCGATGCGGGCGAGGACCCGCACCTGGACCGCGAACCACAAGTCGGTCTCGGTCGACTTCGGCGCGCTGACCTTCTCGCTGGCGATCACCGAGAACTGGACGCAGACCGGCGGGTCGGCGACCTGGCCGACGCGTGAGGTGCGGCCCGGATCGGCGTGGAACTACGGCCTCGACGGGGCGACCCAGTTCTCCGTGACGACCGGGCTGGGCAACGTCGACGACCCGTTCACGCCGGCCACCGCGCCGATCAGGATGGTGACGCCGGCTCGGAAGATCACCGGGTGGAGGGCGGACGCGGACACCATCGTGACGCCGTTGCAGGACAGCCCGACGCCGTCCGGTGAGCCGGTCGAGCAGGTGACGCTGATCCCGATGGGCGCGGCGCGGCTGCGGATCACCGCGTTCCCGACGATCGGGGCGGGGACGCCGTGGCAGGCGGCGGGGGTGGCGTTCCGGATCCAGAACCAGAACAGCGGGAAGGTGCTCGGGGTCGACTCGATGTCGACGGCGAACAGCGCGCGGGTGGTGCAGTTCAGCGACAACGGGACCGCTGATCACCTGTGGCGGCTGGTGGACAACGGGGACGGCTGGCTGAAGATCCAGAACGTGAACTCGGGGAAGCTGCTCGGGGTGGACGTGATGTCGACGGCGGACTCGGCGCAGGTCGTGCAGTTCGAGGACAATGGGACGGCGGATCATTTGTGGCAGGTGCTGGACAACGGCACCGGCTATGTCCGGATAAAGAATAAAAATTCGGGCAAAGTCCTGGCGGTGGCCGGGGCGTCCACGGCGGACTCGGCGAACGTGGTGCAGTTCAGTGACAACGGGACGGCCGATCACAACTGGCGGCTGGTGCCCGACGGGGCCGTGAAGTTGCAGGCCACGCATTCGGGCCAGGTGCTGGCGATCAACAATATGTCGACGGCCAACGGGGCGCAGTTGCAGCAGTATCCGCCGGTCGGGTCGGCGGACCATGTCTGGAAATTTCAGGACACAGGGGGTGGCTACTTCCGGATCGTCAGCGTGATGGACGGGAAATGCGTCGATATTTCCGGTAATTCGACCGCTGACGGGGCCAAGGCCGTCCAGTGGGACTACGAAGGAGGCGCCAACCAGCAGTGGCGCCTCGCCTGGTCCGCCCCGAACGTCTTCGCCATCGTGGCCCGCCACAGCGGCAAGGTCCTGGAGGTCCAGGGCCAGTCCACCGCCAACAGCGCCGACGTAGGCCAATGGCCCGACCTGCAACTCGCCAACCAACGCTGGCGCCTCATCCCCGCCTGACGCCGGATCCCACTCGCGCCAGCCGTCGTTCCCAGGCTGGCACTCACGGCCCTATCCCCAGCCTGAATAGGGCCGTCAGGTCCAGCCCCGGTCACCGGGCTGGTGCTCACGGCCCTGTCCCGAGCCTCGATAGGGCGGTCAGGTCCAGCCGCGGTTACCGGGCTGGCGTTCACGGCCCTGTCCCGGGCCTGGATAGGGCGGTCAGGTCCAGCCCCGGTCACCGGGCTGGCGCTCGCGGCCCTGTCCCGAGCCTGGATGGGGCGGTCAGGTCCAGCCGGGGTTGTCGGGCTGGCGTTCACGGCCCTGTCCCGGGCCTGGATAGGGCGGTCAGGTCCAGCCCCGGTCACCGGGCTGGCGCTCGCGGCCCTGTCCCGGGCCTGGATAGGGCGGTCAGGTCCAGCCCCGGTCACCGGGCTGGCGCTCGCGGCCCTATCCCGGGCCTGGATGGGGCGGTCAGGTCCAGCCGGGGTTGTCGGGCTGGTGCTCACGGCCCTATTCCGAGCCTGGATAGGGCCGTGAGGTCCAGCTGGGGGTGTCGGGCTGGTGGTCGGGGGACTGTGGGCGGGCTGGGTAGGGGCTTTGGGGACGGCTGGTCAGTCGTGGGGGAGGGCGTCGAGGGCGGCGCGGAGCTGGGCTCGGTTGGTGACGCCGAGCTTGGGGAAGATGCGGTACAGGTGGGAGCTGACCGTGCGGTGGGACATGAACAGGCGCTGGCCGATCTCGCGGTTGGTCAAGCCCGCCGCGGCGAGCAGGGCGGTCTGGAGTTCCTGTGGGGTGAGCTGTTCGCCGGACGGGGTGGCTCGGCCCGCGCTCTCCTCACCGGCCGCGCGCAGTTCCTCGCGGGCCAGCCGGCCCCAGGCGGCGGCGCCGAGTGCGTCGAAGCCGTCGCGGGCCGCCCGCAGCGGGATCCGGGACTCCAGGATGCGGCGCTCACGGCGTAGCCAGGCACCGTAGGCGAGTTGCAGCCGGGCCCGGTGCACCGGCCAGGCCGCGAGATCCATCGACAAGGCCTTGCGGTAAGCGGATGCGGCGTCCCGCTCCGGGGCGAGCACGGCTTCGGCGTACGCCAAGGATCGGTGCAGCATCGGTGAGGGGAAGCGGGCCGCGCGCTCGGCCGCGACCGCGAGGATCGCCCGGACCGCGTCATGCCGCGCGGAGCGGACCGCTGGGTCGTGCCGCGCGGAGCGGACCGCTGGGTCGTGGCGCGCGGAGCGGACCGCTGTTTCGTGGCGGGCCGAGCGGACCGCCGCGTCCGCGAGGTCGGGCAGGGCCCAGCCGCACATGTCCGGGTGGTGGGTGTCGTCGCTCGGGTCGAAGACCCGCAGCAGCAGGTCGAGGGCCTCGTCGTGGCGGCCCGCGGCGTTCGCGGCCATCCCGCGGGCGTGCTGTGCGGCCTGCGCGACGAAGCGGACCCCGACCACGAGCGGGCTCGCCAGCACCGAGTCGGCGAGGCGGACCGCGGTCTCATGGTTGCCGCACATGGCTTCGAGGAGCGCCTGGGCGGAGCGGGCCGCGACGATCCAGAAGTGGTCGCCGATCTCCTCGGCGAGCGACTCGGCCTCCTCCAGGTCGGCGCGGACGGCCGGCCAGCGACCCAGCCAGAGCCGGATGAACCCGGTCGAGGACAGGTTGCGGGCCAGCAGCGCGGCCCGGCCCTGCGACCGGTATCCGGCCGTGGCGGTGCCCATGAACGACGACGCGGTGACGAAGTCGCCGAGGATCAGCGCGGCACCGCCGAGGAACCGCATCCCGTCCACGTCGCTGCGGTCCGGGACCAGGCTGGGCAGCTGCCGGAGGACGGCGGGTCCGTGCACGTCCACCTGGGCATATGCGGCGATGGCGAGGGCGGCCGGATCGTCGGCGGCCAGCCCGAGCTTGCCGAGCACCGCGGTGACCCGGGCGCCGGCCTCCGGCGGCAGCCCGGCCCACCAGCAGCGGGACGCCGCCCGGAAGCACAGCGTGGCGGCCAGTTGCGGGAATCCGTCGGCGAGCGCCGCCAGGGCCAGGTCGCAGAGCAGGTCGAGGCGGCCGCTGTCGCGGAAGTCGCCGGGGTCGACGATCTCCCGGACCAGGGCGAGCCGGGCCCGGTCGGCGGCGTCGCCCTGGGCCGGGTCGGCCCTGGCGGATTCCGCCTTGCCGGTCAGCCGCACCGCGATCTGCCGGTCGAGCAGCTGGGAGGCGAGTTCGGCGGCGCGCAGCAGCAGCGACGAGCGGCGGGCCGGGTCGGCGGTGAGCTCGGAGGCCCGGTCCAGGTCGGTGACCGCGACGCCGAGCGCGCCACGTTCCAGGGCCCGCTCGGCGGCCGCCACGAGGTCCGCGCTGACCTGCTCGTCGGTGCCGAGGGTGGCGGCGCTGCGATGCCAGGCGCGCCGGTCCGGGTCGTCGGCCAGCCCGTCGGCGAGTGCCGCGTGCAGGGTGAGCCGGGCGATGTCGCCTGCCGCCCGGTAGACCGCGGACCGGACCAGCGGGTGCCGGAACCGCAGCCGCCGGTCCTGGATCTGGACCAGCCCGGCGTCGATGGCCGGTTGGATCGCGCCGGCCTGGACCGGTGCGCCGGTCAGCGCCCGCGCGGCAGCGAGCAGGGCGGGCAGGGCGCAGCCGGTGTCCGCGGAGAACGCCGCGACGACCGCCCGGGTCGGCGCCGGCAGCTGCGCGTACCGGTCGGCGAACGCCGATTCGAGGCGCTCGTTGAGCGGCAGCAACTCCCCGGCGTCGACGGTCAGCACCCGGGGCAACTCGACCAGCGCGAGCGGGTTCCCGGCGGCCTCGGCCAGGATCCGGTCCCGCAGGCCGGGGGCCAGGCCGGGTGCGTGGTCGGCGAGCACCCGGCCGGCCGCCTCGGCGTCCAGTTCGGCCAGCAGGAGCTGGGACAGGCCGGTGCCGGAGAGCACCCCGGTGTGCTGGGCGCGGACCGCCATCAGCGCGGCGATCGGCTCCGCGGTCAG
Above is a genomic segment from Actinoplanes ianthinogenes containing:
- a CDS encoding AAA family ATPase, with the translated sequence MELHGRDPELAAVDRLLAHARDRRGGAVVVRGHPGIGKTMVLSAARRSAEAAGMTVLTTNGAEAESALPFAGLHQLLAPLLGDLPALTPRLQSTLRGAFGLQDSRPDLFTVGLAVLELLGDRAARTPLLIVAEDAHWLDPETLDVLVFVARRLTAEPIAALMAVRAQHTGVLSGTGLSQLLLAELDAEAAGRVLADHAPGLAPGLRDRILAEAAGNPLALVELPRVLTVDAGELLPLNERLESAFADRYAQLPAPTRAVVAAFSADTGCALPALLAAARALTGAPVQAGAIQPAIDAGLVQIQDRRLRFRHPLVRSAVYRAAGDIARLTLHAALADGLADDPDRRAWHRSAATLGTDEQVSADLVAAAERALERGALGVAVTDLDRASELTADPARRSSLLLRAAELASQLLDRQIAVRLTGKAESARADPAQGDAADRARLALVREIVDPGDFRDSGRLDLLCDLALAALADGFPQLAATLCFRAASRCWWAGLPPEAGARVTAVLGKLGLAADDPAALAIAAYAQVDVHGPAVLRQLPSLVPDRSDVDGMRFLGGAALILGDFVTASSFMGTATAGYRSQGRAALLARNLSSTGFIRLWLGRWPAVRADLEEAESLAEEIGDHFWIVAARSAQALLEAMCGNHETAVRLADSVLASPLVVGVRFVAQAAQHARGMAANAAGRHDEALDLLLRVFDPSDDTHHPDMCGWALPDLADAAVRSARHETAVRSARHDPAVRSARHDPAVRSARHDAVRAILAVAAERAARFPSPMLHRSLAYAEAVLAPERDAASAYRKALSMDLAAWPVHRARLQLAYGAWLRRERRILESRIPLRAARDGFDALGAAAWGRLAREELRAAGEESAGRATPSGEQLTPQELQTALLAAAGLTNREIGQRLFMSHRTVSSHLYRIFPKLGVTNRAQLRAALDALPHD
- a CDS encoding alpha/beta fold hydrolase; this translates as MSTTRRTLIAGSAALATGALIGSPAAAAPGSKPQPKPTVVLVHGAFADASGWTDVARLLQHDGYRVLAPANPLRGVPGDTDYIASFLATVPGPIVLVGHSYGGFVITNAATGNPNITALVYVAAFAPDAGDTVQGLQLKYPGSKLGEAALDFRPHPGGVDGYVKPEVFREVFAGDLPRSATDLMAATQRPGDLSTLGTPSGAPAWASIPSYFLIARDDQLIPAAAQRFMAARANGHSVEVRASHVAMISQPRATADLIRKAAR
- a CDS encoding alpha/beta hydrolase; protein product: MSTIVLVHGLWVTPRSWEQWVPYYEARGHTVLTPAYPGFEVEVEALRADPTPIATVTVPETIAHLEKVITSLPEKPIIIGHSFGGTLTQLLLDRGHGAAGVVIDSAPTEGIRVTPPSQIKSLFPILDNPAKRHRAAGFTPEQFHYAFTNTLSDSDALAAYERYAIPAPGNWVWAYGLIANFKPGRQETWVDYHNAGRAPLLFIAGGADHIMPPSVNKSNAHHYKAPGTVTEYHEFPGRSHWTCAEPGWEQVADKALEWALAHARP
- a CDS encoding alpha/beta fold hydrolase, with the protein product MSFVTTADGTRIFYKDWGSGRPVVLSHGWPLNSDSWEAQQLFLANNGYRVIAHDRRGHGRSTQTWHGNEMDTYADDLAALLDHLDLHDVTLVGFSTGGGEITRYIGRHGTARAAQAVLVSAVPPLMLQRADNPGGVPIEVFDGLRAGSLGDRSQLYKDLADGPFFGNNRPGATVSQGIRDAFWRQSMAAGHRNAYESIAAFSATDFRGDLAKFDIPTLVIHGDDDQVVPFEVGGMASSALVKGARLIVYPGAPHGITDTHKQQLGDDLLAFLSSFEETA
- a CDS encoding RICIN domain-containing protein: MQRRTLLAAAAAAPFLSSATAAEAATAPGYVTNRAPLRADAFLRLPPGATKAAGWLATQLNYQLTGINGRMAEISHFLQYDNTGWIHPNLGGWEEVPYWLKGFASLGFVTGDSRVRAETTKWVDGVLATQAGDGFFGPSALRTSLGGGPDFWPHMPMLHALRSYAEYTADSRIVPFFTRFFQFVNAQGASAFNQSWGSLRWADTLEVVFWTYNRTGDAFLLDLARKIHTNSANYLDNLPSLHNVNLAQGFREPAVYSILSGDAAHRQASYHDYDTIMGTYGQFPGGGFAGDENARPGFGDPRQGFETCGIVEFMASHEILTRITGDPVWGDRTEDLAFNSLPASLDPQQRGIHYITSANSIALLDRPGHAGQFQNGFAMQAYMLGIDNYRCCPHNYGMGWPYYVEEMWVATPDGGLAATLHGPATVTARVGDGTTVSIKADTTYPFGDTITYTVSTPKALAFPLYLRVPGWCSGATLTVNGSAVAVSGPSSYAKISRTWANGDRIVFRLPMRARTRTWTANHKSVSVDFGALTFSLAITENWTQTGGSATWPTREVRPGSAWNYGLDGATQFSVTTGLGNVDDPFTPATAPIRMVTPARKITGWRADADTIVTPLQDSPTPSGEPVEQVTLIPMGAARLRITAFPTIGAGTPWQAAGVAFRIQNQNSGKVLGVDSMSTANSARVVQFSDNGTADHLWRLVDNGDGWLKIQNVNSGKLLGVDVMSTADSAQVVQFEDNGTADHLWQVLDNGTGYVRIKNKNSGKVLAVAGASTADSANVVQFSDNGTADHNWRLVPDGAVKLQATHSGQVLAINNMSTANGAQLQQYPPVGSADHVWKFQDTGGGYFRIVSVMDGKCVDISGNSTADGAKAVQWDYEGGANQQWRLAWSAPNVFAIVARHSGKVLEVQGQSTANSADVGQWPDLQLANQRWRLIPA
- a CDS encoding MBL fold metallo-hydrolase, yielding MKDVRITHIGGPTTLIEIGEWRILTDPTFDPPGRTYSFGWGTRSRKQTGPALAPEEVGPVDAVLLSHDHHADNLDDRGRSLLGGTVVTTMAGARRVGGHGLRNWETFTLSDPDKSDITITATPCRHGPPLSGPIVGPVIGFALGWAGQEHGVLWITGDTVLFDGVREVPRRMTVDTVVLHLGAVKFPITGGLHYSLTAADAVELCRLVQPRTIVPVHYEGWSHFSQGRDVVERAFAAAPDGLGERLHWLPRKPSGY